The Populus trichocarpa isolate Nisqually-1 chromosome 11, P.trichocarpa_v4.1, whole genome shotgun sequence genome has a segment encoding these proteins:
- the LOC7485569 gene encoding serine carboxypeptidase-like 31 codes for MDLVPKVTSFLTLVFIALSSLEPVVCIRHWQLSGQPLVDEHLVTNLPGQPDVNFKHYAGYLTVNEQNGRALFYWFYEATTHPDNKPLVLWLNGGPGCSSVGYGATQEIGPFIVDTNGDGLKYNPYSWNTEANMLFLESPVGVGFSYSNTTSDYNILGDEFTANDTYAFLHKWFLLFPSYRSRAFYIAGESYAGKYVPELAELINDKNNDTSLYIDLNGILLGNPETSDAEDWRGMVDYAWSHAVISDETHKIIRQSCNFDSNDTWSNDDCAEAVDELLKQYKEIDIYSLYTSVCIGDSASSDDKFTQIMFRRSSKMMPRIMGGYDPCLDEYAKAFYNRPDVQKALHVSDGHHLKNWSICNTKIFVEWLEPRPSVLPIYKKLITAGLRIWVYSGDTDGRVPVLSTRYSLSSLGLPITKAWRPWYHQKEVSGWFQEYEGLTFATFRGAGHAVPLFKPSNSLAFFSAFLLGESLPSVR; via the exons atggaTTTGGTACCTAAGGTGACAAGTTTCCTCACTTTGGTTTTCATTGCTTTATCCTCTTTGGAGCCTGTAGTCTGTATTAGACACTGGCAATTGTCTGGCCAGCCACTGGTAGACGAGCATCTTGTAACTAATTTGCCAGGCCAGCCAGATGTGAACTTCAAGCACTATGCTGGCTACCTTACAGTCAATGAACAGAATGGAAGGGCATTGTTTTACTGGTTCTATGAGGCCACTACTCATCCTGATAACAAACCTCTAGTCCTGTGGCTTAATGGAG GTCCTGGGTGCTCTTCTGTAGGATATGGAGCAACACAAGAGATTGGCCCTTTCATAGTGGACACTAATGGGGATGGACTTAAATATAATCCTTACTCTTGGAATACAG AGGCCAATATGTTATTCTTAGAATCTCCAGTTGGAGTTGGGTTTTCATATTCAAACACTACTAGTGATTATAATATTCTGGGAGATGAATTTACTG CAAATGATACCTATGCTTTCCTGCATAAGTGGTTTCTCCTGTTTCCATCATATAGATCGCGGGCGTTTTATATTGCAGGAGAGAGCTATGCAG GAAAATATGTTCCTGAGCTTGCTGAGCTTATAAATGACAAGAATAATGATACTTCGCTTTACATCGACCTCAATGGTATTCTG TTGGGTAATCCTGAAACAAGTGACGCTGAAGACTGGAGAGGTATGGTGGACTATGCTTGGAGCCATGCTGTCATATCAGATGAAACTCATAAGATAATCAGACAAAGCTGCAACTTTGACAGTAATGACACATGGAGTAACGATGATTGTGCTGAGGCTGTTGATGAATTACTCAAACAGTACAAGGAGATAGATATTTACAGCCTCTACACCTCAGTTTGCATAGGTGATTCAGCAAGTTCAGATGATAAATTTACACAGATCATGTTTAGGCGCTCATCCAAGATG ATGCCAAGGATTATGGGTGGTTATGATCCATGCCTTGATGAATATGCAAAAGCTTTCTACAACAGACCAGATGTTCAAAAGGCTCTCCATGTCAGTGATGGTCACCATCTCAAGAACTGGAGCATCTGCAA CACTAAGATATTTGTTGAATGGTTGGAACCGAGGCCATCAGTTCTTCCTATATACAAGAAGCTGATTACAGCAGGACTTAGAATATGGGTTTACAG TGGTGATACAGATGGAAGAGTTCCTGTACTATCTACAAGATACAGCTTAAGTTCTCTGGGCCTGCCAATCACCAAGGCATGGAGACCCTGGTACCACCAGAAGGAG GTCAGTGGTTGGTTCCAAGAATACGAGGGGCTAACATTTGCAACATTTAGAGGAGCTGGACATGCTGTGCCACTCTTCAAACCAAGCAACTCACTTGCATTTTTCTCAGCCTTTCTTCTAGGAGAATCCCTGCCTTCTGTGAGATAA
- the LOC112323308 gene encoding uncharacterized protein LOC112323308 has protein sequence MSNTTSQAASSFTSPSIQDISSPYFLHSADHPGAILVSTLLNGDNYPTWKRAMKMALNAKNKLVFVNGSLSKPTSSVAETQLWERCSDMVLSWILNSIDKSIVSSLIYLACPRDVWLDLEDRFSQSNNPRIFKLKRDIATLTQGSMTISAYFTTLKSHWDELAMLTPTPQCTCGILTELNHMQDTERVFQFLMGLHDSYASIRSQVLAMDPLPPVNKVYSTLHQEEKQRLLHIPSFPTESAAMMAPRHLSHRFDSKGRGRGRPKCDYCDRDGHWRTHCYKLNGYPSNRPQPRGTFDRTSGSSKAANNVIGSSTPAGSSKTENVVTGSSTSTEIAIPGLTSDQYNRLLEFLSPVNTNSANFARPINEEADWNG, from the exons ATGTCAAATACCACATCCCAGGCAGCCTCCTCTTTCACATCACCATCCATTCAAGACATATCCTCACCATATTTCCTTCATTCCGCTGATCATCCTGGTGCCATTCTGGTCTCCACTCTCCTTAATGGTGATAATTATCCTACCTGGAAAAGGGCAATGAAAATGGCCTTGAATGCCAAGAACAAATtggtttttgtcaacggttctCTCTCCAAGCCAACATCTTCTGTTGCAGAAACTCAACTGTGGGAACGTTGCAGTGACATGGTCTTGTCATGGATTCTCAATTCTATTGATAAATCCATTGTTAGCAGTTTAATCTATCTTGCTTGCCCCCGTGATGTCTGGCTTGATCTTGAGGATCGATTTTCTCAAAGCAACAATCCAAGGATCTTCAAACTGAAACGAGACATTGCTACTCTCACTCAAGGCTCCATGACAATCTCTGCATACTTTACAACACTCAAAAGTCATTGGGATGAGCTAGCCATGCTCACTCCCACACCACAATGCACTTGTGGCATCTTAACAGAATTGAATCACATGCAAGATACTGAAcgtgtttttcagtttttaatgGGGTTGCATGACTCATATGCTTCGATTCGTAGCCAAGTTTTGGCTATGGATCCATTACCTCCTGTTAACAAGGTATATTCAACCTTGCATCAAGAAGAGAAACAACGCCTTCTTCATATTCCCAGTTTTCCAACTGAGTCTGCTGCTATGATGGCTCCTCGTCATCTTTCTCATCGTTTTGACAGTAAAGGACGAGGGCGTGGTCGTCCAAAATGTGACTATTGTGACCGTGATGGTCACTGGAGAACACACTGTTATAAGCTCAATGGATATCCCAGCAACAGACCTCAACCTCGTGGAACATTTGATAGAACGTCTGGTTCGTCAAAGGCAGCAAATAATGTCATTGGTTCTTCCACACCAGCTGGTTCCTCAAAAACTGAAAATGTTGTTACTGGTTCTTCAACTTCTACTGAGATAGCTATCCCTGGTCTCACAAGTGATCAATACAATCGGCTCTTGGAATTTTTATCACCCGTGAACACCAACTCTGCCAATTTTGCTA gACCTATCAACGAGGAAGCTGATTGGAACGGGTGA